The window GCCCACAGTGACCACAAGCCCGCCCACAGCCGCCGCAACAGGCGTTGCGGCATCCCTGCGGGCATGAAAGGCCGCAATCAACGGGCGCGTCGCCGCAAAGGCCGGAAGCCCCGGCGCATAGCCCCACAAGGCATACACGGTCTGCTCCACCGCCGCTGCGTCGAAGGCACCGCGTCCGAACAGGGTATCCACGATGGGCGCTGCCATACCGGCAAGTCCGGCAGCGGCAGGCAGACTGATGAACAGGGTAAGGCGCAGCGCCTCTTCAAGTGCCGCATGAAAACGCGCATGATCTCCGCGTGCAGCCAGCGTTGCCAGCGCAGGCAGTGCCGCGGTGCCGACAGCCACACCGAACACCCCCAGCGGGAACTGCACCAACCTGTCCGCATAGTACAAATGGGAGATACTGCCTTCGGGCAGCAGAGAGGCGAGCATGGTGGTCAGCACGATGCCGATCTGATACACGGCGGCCCCGAAAACGGAGGGCAGCATGAGCCGCCCCACCCTGCGGGCTGCCTCGTCCTTCAAGGAACAAAGCCCATGCCAGCGAAAGCCCGTGCGGGCCAGAAAAGGCTGCTGCAGCGCAATCTGCAACCCACCTGCCACCAGCAGGCTGACGCCCAGCGTCTCGGGCACGGGCCAGCCCGCCATCCATGCGACGGCAGCCCCGCCGATGAGCGAACAGTTGAACAGACTCGGAGCCAGAGCGGGGGCGAGAAAGTGCCCCTGCGCCTGCAAGGTGGCCCCGCACAGGGCCGTAATGCAGATAAGCAGGGCATAGGGGAAACACAGACGGACAAGCTCCGCCGTGCGGGCAAAAACCTCAGGCGTTTTCATCAGCCCGGGAGCCAGCATGGCCGTAACGGGCTCGGGCCAGTACATGGCCGCCAGACACACCGCACCCAGAATGAGCAGCAGCCAGACAAAGCAGGCTCTGACCATGGAAAAGGCGGCTTCAAGGCCAGAGGCTTGGCGGGTATGGGCAAATTCGCCGATAAGGGCGAGAGAAAGAGAGCCTTCACCAAAGAGCCTGCGCATGAGGTTGGGCAGGCGCAGGGCTACGAAAAAGGCATCGGCCAACGGCCCGGCCCCAAGCACAGATGCCACAACACAGTCACGCACAAATCCCAGCAGCCGCGACAACAACGTAGCACCGGAAACCACCGCGGCGTCACGGGCCACGGTTCTGTCCATGCCGCCGTCAGAGGCAGCCCCCAAGCCGTCATGCCCCCTCCCTTCCTTTACGGAAGGAGCCTCGGGCTGGTGGGCCGCAGAGCGGTCGCGGTCGGCTTCAGGCTTCATGTTCCAGTCGCACCGTTAATAGAGTTCCTTGGTTTTCGCAGGTTCCGGAGATTCCGCGCTGGCCATGCGCTCCTGCGCCAGCTTCTCGCGGCGACGTTCTTCCTGCCGCAACTCACGGCGACGCATGGCCTCTTCGTTCCGGCGGATATGGGTCTGGCTTTCAAAAACAAGGGGCGGAGCGGGCGTGGGCTTGCGGTTCTCATCCATGGCCACAAAGGTCAGGTAGGCAGAGGCCACATGGCGCACATCGCCGGTCAGCAGATTCTCCGACTCCACACGCACCCCAACCTCCATGGATTTGGAACTGACCATATTCACGCTGGCCTTGAGGATGAGCAGTTCGCCCACATGCGCGGGGGCCTTGAATTCCATGCGGTCGATGGAGGCCGTAACCACCGTGCAGCCACGGGCATGACGCATGGCGCACACCGCGCCCGCCAGATCGATATGCTTGAGTATGACCCCGCCGTGCACGTTGCCTGCGGGGTTGGCATCACTGGGCAATGCGCGGTGCGTTGCCACGGTTTCACTGTCACTGACCTTGCGCGCTTCCATTCCCACTCCCTGATTCATATTTCCTCCGGCAAAACGGGCGGCTGCCCATGCCGTTACATTCACCAATACATCCCTTTACGATACGCCCCTTTGTCCGCATCGGCAACATGCCTGAAACGCACGCGGAGCAACCATAGCTCCTCCCTCGGGCAAGGAGCCGTCGTCACCGGCCAAACGGCACACGACCGGACACAAGGCGTGCTAACGCCTCCGTGGGATCGGTACAATGCAAAAGGATGATCATCAGCCAGACAGCCTCTGCGTTGCAGACAGCCACGGGCTCAAGGATATTCGAGAAGAAGGACCCGCCCGGGGCGACTCACATCGCCCCTGTCCCCGGCATGCATCTAGGCAACGGCCTTCCTGTCCACGCCTTCGGAAAGTTCCGCCAGCTC is drawn from Desulfovibrio mangrovi and contains these coding sequences:
- the murJ gene encoding murein biosynthesis integral membrane protein MurJ gives rise to the protein MKPEADRDRSAAHQPEAPSVKEGRGHDGLGAASDGGMDRTVARDAAVVSGATLLSRLLGFVRDCVVASVLGAGPLADAFFVALRLPNLMRRLFGEGSLSLALIGEFAHTRQASGLEAAFSMVRACFVWLLLILGAVCLAAMYWPEPVTAMLAPGLMKTPEVFARTAELVRLCFPYALLICITALCGATLQAQGHFLAPALAPSLFNCSLIGGAAVAWMAGWPVPETLGVSLLVAGGLQIALQQPFLARTGFRWHGLCSLKDEAARRVGRLMLPSVFGAAVYQIGIVLTTMLASLLPEGSISHLYYADRLVQFPLGVFGVAVGTAALPALATLAARGDHARFHAALEEALRLTLFISLPAAAGLAGMAAPIVDTLFGRGAFDAAAVEQTVYALWGYAPGLPAFAATRPLIAAFHARRDAATPVAAAVGGLVVTVGGGAVLMQFMGAAGLALAVSLGSWTNVILLYRLFLRREGGHPFRLGWAVVYFALSAGVFAGADFCAARFGLWSLTGIPVIIVFYAGSAMLCGSPDVKLLLRR
- a CDS encoding acyl-CoA thioesterase, with the protein product MEARKVSDSETVATHRALPSDANPAGNVHGGVILKHIDLAGAVCAMRHARGCTVVTASIDRMEFKAPAHVGELLILKASVNMVSSKSMEVGVRVESENLLTGDVRHVASAYLTFVAMDENRKPTPAPPLVFESQTHIRRNEEAMRRRELRQEERRREKLAQERMASAESPEPAKTKELY